A window of Cryptomeria japonica chromosome 3, Sugi_1.0, whole genome shotgun sequence contains these coding sequences:
- the LOC131874319 gene encoding uncharacterized protein LOC131874319 gives MFQLVKKLGFLKSRIKDWNVRHFKNVFGEKARIQGEIEQLNKKIVALGMSSAMYDELKSLNIQLSETLAREESYWRKKSRDLWLSEGDRNTKLFHSSSKLKRLRKRISCIVDSNGNTLIDEDKIATEAVRFFKSLLSVEMVVVDDEFVNLIPPLVSQEDNKMLMAPFSLAELKEIVFSMHPEKAPGPDGFTVLFF, from the coding sequence ATGTTTCAACTAGTTAAGAAGCTGGGTTTTTTGAAGTCAAGAATAAAGGATTGGAATGTGCGGCATTTTAAGAATGTTTTTGGTGAAAAGGCTAGGATTCAGGGGGAAATTGAGCaacttaataaaaaaattgttgctTTAGGTATGTCTTCTGCAATGTATGATGAGCTTAAGTCGCTGAACATACAGTTGAGCGAGACcctggctagggaagaatcttattggaggaaGAAGTCTAGGGATCTTTGGCTTTCAGAAGGTGATCGAAATACCAAATTATTTCATTCCTCCTCTAAGCTCAAGAGACTTCGTAAGCGAATCTCTTGTATTGTTGACTCTAATGGTAATACTCTGATAGATGAGGACAAAATAGCTACCGAAGCTGTTAGATTTTTTAAATCTCTTCTCTCAGTTGAGATGGTGGTGGTTGATGACGAGTTTGTAAATTTGATCCCTCCTTTAGTCtctcaagaagataataagatgcttatggccCCATTTTCATTAGCTGAATtgaaagagatagtcttttccatgcacCCGGAAAAGGCACCGGGACCGGATGGATTTACGGTATTATTCTTCTAG